The following proteins are co-located in the Candidatus Planktophila lacus genome:
- a CDS encoding TlyA family RNA methyltransferase, with product MKTRLDAELVRRELARSREHAADLIESRSVLVGGIPATKPATQVDAETSITIQGDRDDFVSRGGHKLAGALEVFKDVVVEGKNCLDAGASTGGFTDVLLRQGAKLVVAVDVGYGQLAWELRQDPRVKILDRTNIRHLTGDMVGEEIDLVVADLSFISLSLVLPALAAVSKPNADFVLMVKPQFEVGREKLGAGGVVRDPELRKAAVLDVAESAYDVGLGTMGIAASPLPGPAGNVEYFLWLRRGAPAIDKASVDQAIAMGPA from the coding sequence ATGAAGACTCGCTTAGATGCTGAACTGGTTCGTCGCGAACTAGCTCGCTCACGCGAGCACGCAGCCGATCTAATCGAATCTCGTTCGGTATTAGTTGGAGGAATCCCAGCAACAAAGCCGGCAACACAGGTAGATGCCGAAACTTCGATAACAATTCAAGGCGACCGTGATGACTTTGTTTCTCGTGGAGGTCATAAATTGGCGGGGGCTTTAGAAGTTTTTAAGGACGTTGTTGTAGAAGGAAAGAATTGTCTCGATGCGGGTGCGTCCACTGGTGGTTTCACCGATGTACTTCTACGCCAAGGCGCAAAGTTGGTCGTTGCAGTAGATGTTGGATACGGGCAGTTGGCTTGGGAACTTCGCCAAGATCCTCGCGTGAAGATCCTGGATCGCACAAATATCCGCCATCTAACCGGCGATATGGTCGGTGAAGAAATCGATTTGGTCGTTGCAGATCTCTCCTTTATCTCACTCTCGCTAGTACTTCCTGCACTCGCTGCAGTTTCGAAACCGAACGCTGATTTTGTTTTAATGGTTAAGCCACAATTTGAAGTTGGACGCGAAAAGTTAGGTGCGGGTGGCGTGGTACGCGACCCTGAACTTCGTAAGGCTGCCGTGCTAGATGTAGCTGAATCTGCTTATGACGTTGGCCTAGGCACCATGGGAATTGCCGCTTCACCACTTCCAGGTCCTGCCGGAAACGTTGAATACTTCTTATGGCTGCGTCGCGGAGCACCAGCAATTGATAAAGCCTCTGTCGATCAAGCGATTGCGATGGGACCTGCCTAA
- a CDS encoding NAD kinase produces MSRHAIFVVNASRAEAVAATKEISQILLKDGFTLSTPSEISILGISQHPAEDLPKAEVVLVLGGDGTILRGSEIARRQDIPILGINLGHVGFMAEVEKPALSEIAASVIAKDYVTENRMVLKYSVERAGKVVDTGWALNEVTVERNGTTMVELFVQIDGRPLSRWGCDGLICSTPTGSTAYAFSAGGPVLWPEIDALVLLPISAHALFSRPMVVSPKSEIIVDIESSDALLSSDSLRKFPLQLSDRILITRDSSVIKLSHIKPTLFTDRLVAKFKLPIEGWRGE; encoded by the coding sequence ATGTCACGTCACGCAATATTTGTCGTCAACGCATCGCGCGCAGAAGCAGTGGCTGCAACAAAAGAGATCTCACAAATCCTTCTTAAAGATGGCTTCACACTTTCAACTCCATCAGAAATTTCGATCCTTGGAATTTCTCAACATCCAGCTGAAGATCTTCCAAAGGCTGAAGTTGTTCTAGTTCTCGGGGGAGATGGCACGATCCTTCGTGGTTCTGAAATCGCGCGCCGCCAAGATATTCCAATTCTTGGCATCAACCTTGGCCATGTTGGATTTATGGCAGAAGTTGAAAAACCTGCGCTCTCTGAGATTGCAGCAAGCGTTATCGCCAAAGATTATGTAACTGAAAACCGCATGGTTTTAAAGTATTCGGTAGAGCGAGCCGGAAAAGTTGTAGATACAGGTTGGGCGCTTAACGAAGTTACCGTCGAACGCAACGGAACAACGATGGTTGAACTCTTTGTGCAGATCGATGGACGCCCGCTCTCTCGCTGGGGCTGCGATGGACTCATCTGCTCAACGCCAACTGGTTCAACTGCATATGCATTTAGCGCAGGCGGTCCAGTTCTTTGGCCCGAAATCGATGCGCTCGTACTTCTACCAATTTCAGCGCACGCCCTCTTTTCTCGTCCAATGGTTGTTTCACCAAAATCTGAAATTATCGTAGATATCGAATCCAGCGATGCGCTTCTATCATCGGATTCGCTACGTAAATTTCCTCTCCAATTGTCGGATCGCATCTTGATTACTCGTGATTCATCGGTGATCAAGCTTTCACATATCAAACCAACGCTCTTTACTGATCGATTGGTGGCTAAATTTAAACTTCCCATTGAAGGTTGGCGCGGTGAGTGA
- the recN gene encoding DNA repair protein RecN: protein MSDRSHLEEISIRSIGVIDQSSLELSPGLNVLTGETGAGKTMILTALQLVLGGKSDSSLVRHGSERLLASARFSVNKTIAEIAIESGADVEDGTLILTRTVNADGKSKAVAGGANVPAATLSSLADHLVEIHGQAANHQIVKPARQRELLDRFIGSDLSKALQRYQLTFNEYNDLKARIKAMRESVSKRDSQIAELQEFSSAWVKLKAVRGEVASTNDQISRLSSVEDLRVATDGASQAIANEEEGSLTSLGAARRFLDVAKGKDGKLDEIASRIAEGFFLIDDAARDLSSYLASLEADPGQLDTLQARKAELAAFLKKWGSSADPDEDLVQLAAKAKNAKIEIEDLTGGDERIAELDKELGDIKKKLLSAAEKLTQVRAAGASKLSQAVSEEIHQLSMPHTQYSVSVNSPDYKGALRESDFTLLGCDEVSMQIQGHKDGPLIALGKGASGGEMSRIMLALEVVLAATHPVGTYIFDEVDAGVGGKAAIEVGRRLAALAQHTQVIVVTHLPQVAAWADSHFVVKKSSDGTVTASDVQALDAASRVEEIARMLAGLEESTSAREHAAELLAMRGQARK from the coding sequence GTGAGTGATCGTTCTCATCTAGAGGAAATCTCAATTCGCTCGATCGGCGTTATCGATCAATCTTCACTTGAATTAAGCCCCGGTTTAAATGTTTTAACTGGCGAAACTGGCGCTGGAAAGACAATGATTCTCACCGCTCTTCAATTAGTTCTTGGCGGAAAGAGCGATAGCTCGTTAGTACGTCACGGTAGTGAACGGTTATTGGCCTCAGCGCGGTTCTCCGTTAATAAGACAATCGCCGAAATCGCAATCGAGTCCGGCGCCGATGTTGAAGATGGAACCCTGATTTTAACTCGTACTGTAAATGCCGATGGAAAAAGCAAGGCAGTTGCTGGTGGTGCAAACGTTCCAGCAGCAACGCTTTCCTCACTTGCCGATCATTTAGTTGAGATTCATGGACAAGCGGCGAATCATCAAATTGTTAAGCCAGCAAGACAGCGTGAACTACTTGATCGATTTATTGGTAGCGATCTTTCCAAGGCACTTCAGCGCTATCAGTTAACTTTCAACGAATATAACGATCTAAAGGCGCGCATTAAAGCGATGCGCGAGAGCGTTAGTAAGCGCGATTCTCAGATAGCAGAGTTGCAGGAATTCTCATCAGCCTGGGTAAAGCTCAAAGCGGTACGTGGTGAAGTAGCCTCAACGAACGATCAAATTTCTCGTCTTTCTAGCGTTGAGGATCTGAGAGTTGCAACAGATGGCGCAAGCCAAGCCATAGCAAATGAAGAAGAAGGTTCGCTAACTTCACTGGGTGCAGCACGTCGTTTCCTAGATGTCGCGAAAGGTAAAGATGGAAAGTTGGATGAGATTGCATCTCGTATCGCAGAAGGCTTCTTCCTAATTGATGATGCAGCACGTGACCTATCTTCTTATCTCGCATCACTTGAAGCAGACCCCGGGCAACTCGACACATTGCAGGCTCGTAAAGCTGAACTTGCAGCCTTCCTAAAGAAGTGGGGCTCTTCAGCCGATCCCGACGAAGATTTAGTTCAACTAGCGGCTAAGGCAAAGAACGCAAAGATTGAGATCGAGGATCTAACGGGTGGCGATGAACGTATCGCGGAGTTAGATAAGGAACTTGGCGATATCAAGAAGAAACTCTTGTCGGCGGCAGAGAAGTTGACCCAAGTTCGCGCTGCGGGGGCAAGCAAACTTTCGCAAGCAGTCTCCGAAGAAATTCATCAACTTTCGATGCCGCACACTCAATATTCAGTTTCTGTTAACTCACCAGATTACAAAGGCGCACTCAGGGAATCTGATTTCACGCTACTTGGTTGTGATGAAGTTTCAATGCAGATCCAAGGCCATAAAGATGGTCCGCTAATTGCACTGGGCAAGGGCGCAAGCGGCGGCGAAATGTCACGCATTATGTTGGCCCTAGAAGTTGTCCTTGCTGCAACACATCCGGTTGGTACTTATATCTTCGATGAAGTCGATGCAGGCGTTGGCGGTAAAGCGGCGATCGAAGTCGGTCGCAGACTCGCTGCTCTTGCACAACACACACAAGTTATCGTTGTCACACATCTGCCACAGGTTGCAGCTTGGGCCGATAGCCACTTCGTTGTTAAGAAGAGTAGCGATGGAACTGTAACCGCCTCAGATGTTCAGGCTTTAGATGCCGCATCCCGCGTTGAAGAGATAGCAAGAATGCTCGCAGGTCTTGAAGAGTCGACAAGTGCGCGCGAACACGCCGCCGAGCTACTGGCGATGCGGGGCCAAGCCCGAAAGTAG
- a CDS encoding CTP synthase, which translates to MGQAHVTKHIFVTGGVASSLGKGLTASSLGRLLVARGIRVTMEKLDPYLNVDPGTMNPFQHGEVFVTDDGAETDLDIGHYERFLDRNLQGSANVTTGQIYSRVIARERRGEYLGETVQVIPHITNEIKERMHAMSSPDVDVVITEIGGTVGDIESQPFLEAARQMRQEVGRDNVFYLHISLVPYIGPSGELKTKPTQHSVAALRSIGIAPDAVVLRSDREIPIGIKKKISLMCDVDVEAVVAAVDAPSIYDIPKVLFSEGLDAYVVRRLSLGGHEVQWGEWDDLLEKVHHPKHQVKVALVGKYIDLPDAYLSVSEALRAGGFANNAKVSIIWIPSDDCETPEGAKKALGEVDAICVPGGFGVRGIEGKLGALKFARENKIPTLGLCLGLQCMVIEAARNLAGIKDANSAEFSPESGTHVIATMDDQKEIVSGQADMGGTMRLGLYTATLKPGSIVAKTYGAEEISERHRHRYEVNNQYRDQISSAGLTFSGMYKERDLVEFVELPSEVHPYYVGTQAHPELRSRPTRPHPLFIGLIAAAIKSRG; encoded by the coding sequence ATGGGCCAAGCGCATGTGACTAAACATATTTTCGTAACCGGTGGAGTAGCTTCAAGTCTCGGTAAAGGGCTCACCGCCTCAAGTCTTGGCAGGCTATTAGTTGCCCGTGGTATTCGCGTAACCATGGAGAAGCTTGATCCATACCTAAACGTCGACCCCGGCACCATGAACCCATTTCAGCACGGTGAAGTTTTCGTTACCGATGATGGCGCTGAAACAGATCTCGATATTGGCCACTACGAACGTTTTCTAGATCGCAACTTGCAGGGCTCAGCGAATGTAACAACAGGTCAGATTTACTCCCGCGTTATTGCGCGCGAGCGACGTGGTGAATACCTAGGTGAGACGGTTCAAGTAATTCCCCATATCACCAATGAGATTAAAGAACGTATGCACGCCATGTCATCTCCTGATGTAGATGTTGTTATCACTGAAATCGGCGGAACAGTAGGAGATATCGAATCCCAGCCATTCTTAGAAGCAGCACGTCAAATGCGTCAAGAAGTTGGACGCGATAACGTCTTCTACTTACATATCTCACTTGTGCCTTATATCGGTCCATCAGGTGAGTTAAAGACGAAACCAACTCAACACTCAGTTGCTGCACTACGCAGTATCGGTATCGCACCCGATGCAGTGGTACTTCGCTCTGATCGTGAAATTCCAATCGGCATAAAGAAGAAGATTTCACTTATGTGTGACGTTGATGTAGAAGCGGTCGTCGCGGCGGTAGATGCACCATCTATCTATGACATTCCAAAGGTGCTCTTCTCTGAAGGGCTGGATGCTTACGTTGTACGTCGTTTATCTCTAGGTGGACATGAAGTTCAATGGGGCGAATGGGATGACTTACTTGAAAAAGTTCATCATCCAAAGCATCAAGTAAAAGTTGCTCTCGTTGGAAAATACATCGATCTACCTGATGCTTATCTCTCTGTTTCCGAAGCGCTGCGCGCTGGTGGTTTTGCGAATAATGCAAAGGTTTCAATAATTTGGATACCTAGCGATGACTGTGAAACACCAGAAGGTGCGAAGAAGGCCCTTGGCGAAGTAGATGCGATCTGCGTTCCTGGAGGTTTCGGTGTACGTGGAATCGAAGGCAAGTTAGGCGCGCTTAAATTTGCTCGCGAAAACAAGATTCCAACTCTCGGACTCTGCTTAGGTTTGCAGTGCATGGTCATCGAAGCAGCGCGCAATTTAGCTGGAATTAAAGATGCTAACTCTGCAGAATTTTCTCCAGAATCTGGCACACATGTCATTGCAACTATGGATGATCAGAAGGAGATAGTTTCTGGTCAAGCAGATATGGGTGGCACGATGCGTCTTGGTCTCTACACGGCAACTCTAAAACCAGGTTCGATTGTCGCAAAGACTTATGGTGCAGAAGAGATTTCCGAACGCCATCGCCATCGTTATGAAGTAAATAATCAATATCGAGATCAGATTTCTAGTGCTGGCCTTACTTTCTCAGGAATGTATAAGGAACGCGACCTCGTGGAGTTTGTAGAACTTCCTTCTGAGGTACATCCTTACTACGTGGGAACTCAAGCCCACCCTGAGTTGCGCTCTAGACCTACGCGTCCTCATCCGCTATTTATTGGTCTAATTGCGGCAGCGATTAAATCGAGAGGCTAA
- the ald gene encoding alanine dehydrogenase — protein sequence MLVGVPKEIKVHESRVALTPEGVFEFTRSGHEVVVEKGAGVGSSISDADFVAAGARIEADIEKIWSESDLILKVKEPIEVEYPRLRSGQILFTYLHLAASKPCTDALLKSGTTAIAYETVEVNGTLPLLAPMSEVAGRLSVQVGAYALQKPNGGRGVLLGGVPGVAPGKVVVIGGGVAGLNAAVIAMGMGADVTVLDRSLPRLAYIDSLYNGRIKTLASTLHAIDREIKNADLVVGAVLVHGAKAPKLVTNAQVAQMKPGSVLVDIAIDQGGCFEDSKPTTHAEPTFSVHGSVFYCVANMPGAVPVASTYALTNATLPYALAIANKGWERAIEEDPALDRGLNVHAGKIRYNAVALAHGYEV from the coding sequence ATGTTAGTTGGCGTTCCTAAAGAGATTAAGGTCCACGAATCTAGGGTCGCTCTAACTCCCGAAGGCGTTTTTGAATTTACCCGCAGTGGCCACGAAGTAGTTGTTGAAAAAGGCGCCGGAGTTGGATCATCAATTAGCGATGCGGATTTCGTTGCAGCGGGTGCACGCATCGAGGCAGATATTGAAAAAATCTGGAGTGAATCAGATTTGATTTTGAAGGTAAAAGAGCCGATAGAGGTTGAATATCCGAGACTTCGCTCAGGTCAGATCCTCTTTACCTACCTGCACTTAGCAGCGAGCAAGCCTTGCACCGACGCATTGTTAAAGAGTGGCACCACTGCTATCGCTTATGAAACTGTGGAAGTTAATGGAACGTTGCCGTTGCTTGCTCCGATGAGCGAAGTTGCTGGACGTCTATCTGTTCAAGTTGGGGCGTATGCCTTGCAGAAACCAAACGGTGGACGTGGCGTGCTATTAGGCGGTGTTCCCGGAGTAGCCCCCGGAAAAGTTGTTGTTATCGGCGGGGGAGTAGCAGGACTAAACGCTGCAGTTATTGCGATGGGCATGGGAGCTGATGTAACTGTTCTCGATCGTTCGCTTCCGCGATTGGCCTATATCGATTCGCTCTATAACGGACGAATCAAAACTTTAGCTTCGACTCTGCATGCCATCGATCGTGAGATCAAGAACGCTGATCTAGTTGTTGGTGCAGTGCTAGTACATGGCGCGAAGGCGCCAAAGTTGGTAACTAACGCCCAAGTGGCGCAGATGAAACCTGGTTCCGTATTAGTTGATATCGCCATAGATCAAGGTGGATGCTTCGAAGATTCCAAACCAACGACTCATGCTGAACCAACTTTTAGCGTTCATGGGTCAGTCTTTTACTGCGTGGCAAATATGCCAGGTGCTGTTCCAGTTGCTTCAACATATGCGCTAACAAATGCGACGCTGCCTTACGCGCTAGCGATTGCAAATAAGGGTTGGGAGCGGGCAATTGAGGAAGATCCAGCGCTCGATCGTGGGCTAAATGTTCATGCCGGAAAGATTCGCTATAACGCAGTAGCCCTGGCTCACGGTTATGAAGTTTGA
- a CDS encoding site-specific tyrosine recombinase XerD codes for MKFDNALQSFLDHLTIERGLSSNSISAYRRDLAKFSDFLDKEKLDFERLSEDEIISFEVWLKGLGRAVTSINRNISALKSFYKYLAQEFSTNNPVSAVLSSKVPRRLPKALTIKEITSLIDSTKREGDPISLRDHAIIELLYGTGARVSEIVGIDINDFAQSDVEGNPITTLKLRGKGSKERIVPLGSFAKTALDEYLVRIRPNLLSKSKSARAETALFLNQRGSRLSRQSAWQMISDAADSTGLSGKVSPHVFRHSYATHLLDGGADIRVVQELLGHASVTTTQIYTLITIDKVREAYATAHPRAN; via the coding sequence ATGAAGTTTGATAACGCGCTCCAATCCTTTCTCGATCACTTAACTATTGAACGTGGTTTATCGAGTAACTCAATCTCGGCATACAGAAGAGATCTCGCTAAATTCTCCGATTTTCTTGATAAAGAAAAGTTGGATTTTGAACGCTTGAGCGAAGATGAAATTATCAGTTTCGAAGTTTGGCTTAAGGGTTTAGGAAGGGCAGTTACTAGCATCAATCGCAATATCTCGGCGTTAAAGAGTTTCTACAAATATCTAGCGCAAGAGTTTTCAACAAATAATCCTGTTAGCGCAGTGTTAAGTTCAAAAGTTCCGCGCCGCCTACCTAAGGCGCTCACCATCAAGGAGATAACTTCACTAATTGATTCGACAAAGCGTGAAGGTGATCCAATTTCGCTTCGTGACCACGCAATTATTGAACTCCTCTATGGCACGGGAGCACGTGTAAGTGAGATCGTCGGAATCGATATCAACGATTTTGCACAGAGTGATGTGGAAGGCAATCCCATAACAACTCTGAAGTTGAGAGGTAAAGGATCAAAAGAGCGGATCGTGCCCCTTGGAAGTTTTGCAAAGACTGCTCTTGATGAGTACTTAGTCCGAATTAGACCGAACCTATTAAGTAAAAGTAAATCAGCCAGGGCTGAGACCGCGCTTTTCTTAAATCAACGGGGGAGCCGCCTATCCAGGCAGAGCGCTTGGCAGATGATTTCGGATGCTGCAGATTCAACTGGCTTATCCGGCAAAGTTTCACCGCACGTCTTTAGACATTCCTACGCCACACATTTGTTAGATGGTGGCGCTGATATTCGCGTGGTGCAAGAGCTACTGGGACATGCATCTGTAACTACGACGCAGATTTATACCCTGATCACGATAGATAAAGTGCGCGAAGCTTATGCAACCGCGCACCCGCGCGCTAATTAA
- a CDS encoding ParA family protein, giving the protein MNAKSTFDDDVATTATLLGREPQNFRVPPAPVEGQPAKIISIFNQKGGVGKTTTTINLGAAIAELGRRVLLVDFDPQGGLSLGLGVNAHALPLENTVYYALMTPDANIDEIVLKSSVANLDFLPANRDLGTAETTLGAEIGGQQYLKRALGRLKDRYDVILIDCQPTMGQLTINALVASDEVIVPLQCEYFALHGFIELKGNIEKVKSFLNPDLNLIGILATMYEKKTLHNREVLTAILEKYPEDVFETIIAKTIRFSETTVAGEPITSYASSSGGAASYRRLARELIARGGAR; this is encoded by the coding sequence TTGAACGCTAAATCGACATTTGATGATGATGTGGCAACTACCGCCACTCTTCTCGGGCGCGAACCCCAGAATTTCCGTGTTCCACCAGCACCAGTTGAGGGCCAGCCAGCCAAGATCATCTCGATCTTTAATCAAAAGGGCGGCGTAGGTAAGACAACTACAACTATCAATCTGGGTGCAGCCATTGCAGAACTTGGTCGCCGAGTCCTTCTCGTTGACTTCGACCCACAAGGCGGTTTATCTCTAGGTCTTGGAGTAAATGCACACGCACTTCCACTAGAGAACACTGTTTATTACGCGTTGATGACACCGGATGCGAATATCGATGAGATCGTTCTTAAATCATCTGTTGCAAATCTAGATTTCCTTCCTGCTAACCGCGATTTGGGTACCGCTGAAACAACGCTCGGTGCTGAAATCGGTGGGCAGCAGTATTTAAAGCGCGCACTTGGTCGCCTAAAGGATCGTTACGACGTTATCTTGATCGACTGCCAACCTACGATGGGCCAGTTAACGATCAACGCACTTGTTGCATCAGATGAAGTTATCGTTCCGCTGCAATGTGAATATTTCGCACTTCACGGATTTATTGAACTCAAGGGAAACATTGAGAAGGTTAAGAGCTTCCTTAACCCTGATCTAAATCTCATCGGAATCCTTGCGACGATGTACGAGAAGAAGACGCTTCACAACCGCGAAGTTTTAACTGCAATTTTAGAGAAGTATCCCGAAGATGTCTTCGAAACAATTATCGCGAAAACTATTCGCTTCTCTGAAACAACTGTTGCCGGTGAACCAATTACTAGTTATGCATCATCATCAGGGGGCGCTGCTTCTTATCGCAGATTAGCCCGTGAACTAATTGCCCGAGGAGGCGCACGATGA
- a CDS encoding segregation and condensation protein A, whose translation MSGGSDVSIESSPFNVHLDNFDGPFDLLLQLISRHKMDITEVSLSIVTDEFISFIRALEASGEGWRLDQATEFLVIAATLLDLKAARLLPSGEIEDEEDLALLEARDILFARLLQYRAFKEIAATFAARIEAADKSFARVVALDPALSALLPEVLIGVGAPRFAAIAERVLTPKTPPVVAVEHLHTSLVSVAEESKLVVEALRKSRTLSFRNLCSDADSTLVIVARFLALLDLYRQGALRFEQVIALGELQISWTGSDEGEVAASDEFDIPVSLLDDEASDEPEDETPDLSVVNETEGGENV comes from the coding sequence ATGAGCGGGGGCTCTGACGTATCGATCGAGAGTTCCCCTTTCAACGTCCACCTAGATAACTTTGATGGCCCGTTTGATCTACTGCTCCAGCTGATCTCGCGCCACAAGATGGATATCACCGAGGTCTCGCTGAGCATCGTTACCGATGAATTTATCTCCTTTATCCGGGCCCTTGAGGCCTCCGGTGAAGGCTGGCGCTTGGACCAGGCCACAGAATTCTTGGTAATCGCTGCCACCCTGCTTGATCTAAAGGCGGCTCGCCTCTTGCCTAGCGGTGAGATCGAGGATGAAGAAGACCTAGCCCTGCTCGAAGCCCGCGACATCCTCTTTGCTCGCCTGCTCCAATACCGCGCCTTTAAGGAGATCGCAGCGACCTTCGCCGCTCGCATCGAAGCCGCTGATAAGTCATTTGCCCGCGTCGTCGCCCTAGATCCCGCTCTTTCTGCGCTTCTGCCTGAGGTCTTGATCGGGGTAGGCGCACCGCGCTTTGCAGCGATCGCTGAGCGTGTACTCACGCCTAAAACCCCACCAGTGGTTGCCGTAGAACACCTCCACACCAGCCTGGTGAGCGTGGCTGAGGAGTCCAAGTTGGTTGTTGAGGCCCTTCGCAAGTCCCGCACTCTAAGTTTCCGAAACCTCTGCTCAGATGCCGACTCGACCCTAGTCATCGTCGCCAGGTTCCTAGCCCTGCTCGACCTCTATCGCCAAGGCGCGCTCCGTTTTGAGCAGGTAATTGCCCTCGGTGAGCTCCAGATCAGCTGGACCGGCTCAGATGAGGGCGAGGTCGCCGCCTCAGATGAGTTCGATATCCCGGTCTCTCTGCTCGATGACGAAGCCAGCGATGAACCAGAGGACGAAACCCCAGATTTAAGCGTAGTAAATGAGACAGAAGGTGGAGAAAATGTCTAA
- the scpB gene encoding SMC-Scp complex subunit ScpB — protein MSNPELERSIEAILMVVDEPVTEITLASVLERTVDEVVEALEHLTGSYEGRGFSLKAINGGWRFYSHPECSAVVEKFVLDGQQNRLTQAALETLAVIAYRQPVSRARVSAIRGVNVEAVMKTLVTRGLVEEAGLEPETGAILYKTTSYFLERLGLNSLGDLPALAPYLPDLDRLDEILESLTD, from the coding sequence ATGTCTAATCCCGAACTCGAGCGTTCCATCGAGGCGATCCTGATGGTCGTAGATGAGCCAGTTACCGAGATAACCCTGGCCTCAGTTCTAGAACGTACCGTCGATGAGGTCGTTGAAGCGCTCGAACACCTAACCGGTTCATATGAAGGTCGTGGCTTCTCACTGAAGGCGATCAACGGGGGTTGGCGCTTCTATAGCCACCCAGAATGTTCGGCGGTGGTGGAGAAGTTTGTTCTCGATGGCCAGCAGAACCGCCTTACTCAGGCAGCGCTGGAGACCCTAGCTGTCATCGCCTACCGCCAGCCTGTATCTCGCGCCCGCGTCTCAGCCATTCGCGGTGTAAATGTTGAAGCGGTAATGAAGACCTTGGTGACCCGTGGGCTGGTAGAGGAGGCAGGGCTAGAGCCTGAGACTGGGGCGATCTTGTATAAGACCACAAGCTACTTCTTGGAAAGACTTGGACTTAACTCACTCGGTGATCTACCTGCACTGGCTCCTTATCTGCCGGATCTCGATCGCCTTGATGAGATCTTGGAATCACTCACCGACTAA
- a CDS encoding pseudouridine synthase produces MAEMRLNKIIADAGITSRRGADELIMDGRVSVDGFICRELGAKFDPQMVKVMVDGETITRSLTKSYLVLHKPKGVLSTMFDPEGRPSLADFIDLRKERLFHVGRLDKDSEGLILLTNDGDLTFRATHPSFGLEKTYIIEFDGKLPVGAEKTLLKGIELEDGIGRVLSFKQLSPQWLEVTIHEGRYHIIRRLMEAVDVTVLRLIRTNFGPISLGDTPEGRWRDLNAGELANLQKALDL; encoded by the coding sequence ATGGCCGAAATGCGCCTGAATAAAATAATCGCCGACGCTGGAATCACGAGCCGTCGCGGAGCCGATGAGTTGATCATGGATGGTCGAGTAAGCGTGGACGGATTCATCTGTCGTGAGCTCGGAGCCAAGTTCGACCCACAAATGGTAAAAGTCATGGTTGATGGTGAGACAATTACGAGATCTTTGACTAAGTCTTATCTTGTACTTCATAAACCAAAAGGTGTTCTGTCTACGATGTTCGACCCGGAAGGTCGCCCCTCATTAGCCGACTTTATTGACCTCAGAAAAGAGCGCCTTTTCCACGTTGGACGCCTTGATAAGGACTCCGAAGGGTTAATCCTGCTTACCAATGATGGGGATTTAACTTTTAGAGCTACCCACCCATCTTTTGGGCTGGAAAAGACCTACATTATCGAATTTGATGGAAAGCTCCCGGTTGGGGCTGAGAAGACCCTTTTGAAAGGAATCGAGCTTGAGGATGGAATTGGCCGGGTTCTCTCATTTAAACAGTTGAGCCCCCAGTGGCTAGAAGTCACAATCCACGAAGGCAGGTACCACATTATCCGCCGGCTAATGGAGGCAGTCGATGTCACCGTCCTGCGATTGATCCGAACCAACTTCGGACCTATCTCCTTGGGGGATACCCCTGAAGGAAGATGGCGAGATCTAAATGCGGGCGAATTAGCAAACCTACAAAAGGCTTTAGATCTTTAA
- the aroH gene encoding chorismate mutase, with the protein MSTVRAIRGAVQAEANTAEAIDAATKELLAEMLSANTLTAEDFISVIFTVSPDLNAAFPASSARELGFTDVPLICAVEIGVPGSLERTIRIMAHVESGLKKSEINHIYLGGAKVLRRDIAQ; encoded by the coding sequence ATGTCTACGGTTAGAGCGATACGCGGAGCGGTTCAGGCAGAGGCCAATACCGCCGAGGCGATAGACGCTGCCACCAAAGAACTCTTGGCAGAGATGCTCAGCGCCAACACCCTTACCGCCGAAGACTTCATCTCGGTGATCTTCACGGTTAGCCCTGACCTAAATGCAGCTTTTCCAGCAAGCTCAGCTCGTGAGCTTGGATTTACCGATGTCCCGCTCATCTGTGCGGTCGAAATTGGGGTTCCAGGCTCGCTCGAGCGCACCATCCGCATCATGGCTCACGTTGAAAGTGGGCTAAAAAAGTCAGAAATCAACCATATCTACCTAGGCGGAGCAAAGGTTTTACGCCGAGATATAGCTCAGTAG